Proteins from a genomic interval of Sulfurimonas sp.:
- a CDS encoding MBL fold metallo-hydrolase, which yields MVTVTSYGAAQTVTGSCHLLKIGSIRILIDCGMFQGNGGDEKNYKPFEFIPSKIDYLILTHAHLDHIGRVPKLVKDGFHGTIISTEATCEIAKIMLLDSASILQEEYKTIRKKARRRGEEDGIFEPLYSKEDVKEVFAKKWRTLEYFEEHKLKQHIRVSLGNAGHIMGSAFVMIDYQEENQHKRIVFSGDIGSPQRMIIDSRDNIGEADSLFIESTYGDRNHKLLEQSIEEFKEAVVSTLKHNGSVIIPSFALERTQEILWLLHGMHDNGELPKCRIFLDSPLAIKATKLYNRYPIHLSDEVEYSTGSGSDPFSFAWLEPTTTREQSIAINRVKEKCIIIAGSGMCNGGRIMHHLKHRLWNPKNAVVFVGYQVKETLGRSIVDGEKLIKIYGEDIVVKAKVYTINGFSAHADQNELIEWIRPIEGLKNIYLIHGEVDKMGAFADVIKRELGHESHIMSYGVPMKL from the coding sequence ATGGTAACCGTAACATCATATGGGGCGGCGCAAACTGTAACGGGTTCGTGTCACCTACTGAAAATAGGCTCTATAAGAATATTGATTGATTGCGGTATGTTTCAAGGAAACGGCGGTGATGAAAAAAATTATAAGCCTTTTGAGTTTATCCCCTCAAAAATTGACTATCTTATTTTGACTCACGCACATCTTGATCATATCGGAAGAGTGCCAAAGCTGGTAAAAGACGGATTTCACGGCACTATAATTTCTACGGAGGCAACTTGCGAGATAGCAAAAATAATGCTTCTTGACAGTGCTTCAATACTTCAAGAAGAGTATAAGACTATAAGAAAAAAAGCCAGAAGACGCGGTGAAGAGGATGGCATATTTGAACCTCTGTACAGCAAAGAAGATGTAAAAGAAGTTTTTGCGAAAAAATGGCGCACGCTTGAGTATTTTGAAGAACATAAGCTTAAACAGCATATAAGAGTATCTTTAGGCAATGCAGGACATATAATGGGCAGTGCTTTTGTTATGATTGATTATCAAGAGGAGAATCAACATAAGAGGATTGTATTTTCAGGCGATATTGGCTCCCCGCAAAGGATGATAATAGACAGTCGTGACAATATCGGGGAAGCGGATTCGCTCTTTATCGAGTCGACATACGGAGATCGCAATCACAAACTGTTAGAACAAAGCATAGAAGAGTTTAAAGAGGCGGTAGTCTCAACGCTTAAGCATAACGGTAGTGTTATAATCCCCTCTTTTGCGCTAGAGAGAACGCAAGAGATACTATGGCTGCTTCACGGGATGCATGATAACGGCGAGCTGCCTAAGTGCCGCATCTTTCTCGATAGTCCGCTTGCTATAAAAGCGACAAAGCTTTACAATCGCTATCCGATTCATTTAAGCGACGAGGTTGAATATTCAACAGGAAGCGGAAGCGATCCGTTTTCATTTGCATGGCTTGAGCCGACTACGACAAGAGAACAATCAATAGCAATAAATAGAGTAAAAGAGAAGTGTATAATAATTGCAGGCAGCGGTATGTGTAACGGCGGACGGATAATGCACCACTTAAAACATAGACTTTGGAATCCAAAAAATGCAGTTGTTTTTGTCGGATATCAGGTTAAAGAAACATTAGGACGAAGTATAGTTGACGGTGAAAAATTAATAAAAATTTACGGTGAAGATATCGTAGTAAAAGCTAAAGTTTACACTATTAACGGCTTTTCGGCTCATGCGGATCAGAATGAGTTGATTGAGTGGATACGACCTATTGAAGGTTTGAAAAATATTTATCTAATTCACGGAGAAGTAGATAAGATGGGGGCATTTGCCGATGTCATTAAGAGAGAATTAGGGCATGAGAGTCACATTATGAGTTATGGCGTTCCTATGAAGCTCTAA
- the abc-f gene encoding ribosomal protection-like ABC-F family protein: MALIDLLNISKHYEAQKILIDVNFHVDEGERIVIIGKNGSGKSTLMKIVNGTLEQDGGERISRQNLEVKMLSQKPEFKEGDTVREAVEAGLDELNRAKKRYDELSLLLADDFENKLFIDEHERLSRYIEHHNAWNLDDKIERIIQHFDLVQYEDKPVTLLSGGEQRRVALASLLLQKPDVLLLDEPTNHLDVYMVEFLEELLLKEKFTLVFISHDRYFIDRVATKCVEVEDCSIREYSGGYSSYLTQKEEYMRTLEKQHETLLTILKRENEWFSRGVKARLKRNEGRKERLMSLREDAKTNPSKIKKMTLELEREAKHFNRDKSVNKQKMLFEVENLGLTLGDKELLKNFTTRILQKDVIAIVGPNGSGKSTLLKALLGRIEPTSGTIKRGEFKIGYFDQHREMLDDDKNLIETFCPHGGDRVSVRGRDMHVYGYLKNFLFPREFLDKKIGILSGGEKNRIALALLFTKNVDILILDEPTNDLDIPTINILEEQLTNFSGAVIIVSHDRYFVDKIAKKLFIFKEDKHIEESYQNYSEYLELEKELKELDEMEKESQKAEPKARESKPKELKLTFKEKIALEKLPIDIEELEAKLEEKNSCLTNPQCYEKIGITQLAKELEELEKLYEQKVEELLTIQLKEEEINS, translated from the coding sequence ATGGCACTAATAGACTTACTAAATATATCAAAACATTATGAAGCTCAAAAGATTTTAATCGATGTTAATTTTCATGTAGACGAAGGCGAGAGAATCGTTATCATAGGTAAAAACGGAAGCGGAAAATCCACTCTGATGAAGATTGTCAACGGAACGCTTGAACAAGACGGCGGTGAGAGGATATCCAGACAAAATTTAGAAGTAAAAATGCTATCCCAAAAACCTGAGTTTAAAGAGGGAGATACAGTAAGAGAAGCCGTAGAGGCAGGTTTAGATGAGCTTAATCGTGCAAAAAAAAGATATGACGAACTCTCCTTACTGCTCGCTGATGATTTTGAGAACAAACTTTTCATTGATGAACATGAGAGGCTGTCTCGCTATATTGAGCATCACAACGCTTGGAACTTAGACGATAAAATAGAGAGAATTATCCAACATTTTGATCTTGTGCAGTATGAAGACAAACCCGTAACACTGCTAAGCGGCGGAGAACAAAGAAGAGTAGCACTTGCTTCACTGCTGCTGCAAAAACCGGATGTTTTACTGCTTGACGAACCTACGAACCACCTTGATGTATATATGGTTGAATTTTTAGAAGAGTTGCTTTTAAAAGAAAAATTTACTCTAGTTTTTATCTCTCACGATAGATATTTTATAGACAGAGTAGCTACAAAATGTGTTGAAGTCGAAGATTGTTCTATTAGGGAGTATAGCGGCGGTTACAGCAGTTACTTGACTCAAAAAGAGGAGTATATGCGAACGCTGGAAAAACAGCATGAAACTCTGCTAACAATACTAAAGAGAGAAAATGAGTGGTTTTCAAGAGGCGTAAAAGCAAGGCTAAAAAGAAACGAAGGTCGCAAAGAACGACTTATGTCTCTTAGAGAAGATGCCAAAACAAACCCATCCAAAATAAAAAAAATGACGCTGGAGCTTGAGCGCGAAGCAAAACACTTCAATCGCGACAAAAGCGTAAACAAACAAAAAATGCTCTTTGAAGTGGAAAATTTGGGTTTAACACTGGGAGACAAAGAACTTTTAAAAAATTTCACTACCAGAATCCTTCAAAAAGATGTTATAGCTATCGTAGGTCCAAACGGCAGCGGCAAGTCAACCCTGCTTAAAGCTCTTTTAGGACGCATAGAGCCGACAAGCGGAACCATAAAAAGAGGTGAATTTAAAATAGGTTACTTTGATCAACACCGCGAAATGCTTGATGACGATAAAAATCTTATAGAGACTTTTTGCCCGCACGGCGGAGACAGAGTAAGTGTTCGCGGTCGCGATATGCATGTTTACGGTTACTTAAAAAATTTTCTTTTTCCAAGAGAGTTTTTGGATAAAAAAATAGGCATCCTCAGCGGCGGAGAAAAAAACCGTATCGCTTTAGCCCTGCTTTTTACGAAAAATGTCGACATACTCATACTGGATGAGCCTACAAACGATTTGGACATCCCGACCATAAACATTTTAGAAGAACAGTTAACCAACTTTAGCGGAGCCGTAATCATAGTAAGCCACGATAGGTATTTTGTAGATAAAATTGCAAAAAAACTCTTTATTTTTAAAGAAGATAAGCATATTGAGGAGAGTTACCAAAACTACTCTGAGTATTTAGAGCTTGAAAAAGAGCTAAAAGAGCTTGATGAAATGGAAAAAGAGAGTCAAAAAGCAGAACCTAAAGCAAGAGAGAGCAAACCAAAAGAGTTAAAACTTACTTTCAAAGAGAAAATTGCACTTGAAAAACTGCCTATTGATATAGAAGAGCTTGAAGCAAAACTGGAAGAAAAAAACAGCTGCTTGACAAATCCGCAATGCTACGAGAAAATAGGCATAACGCAATTGGCAAAAGAGTTAGAAGAACTTGAGAAGCTTTATGAACAAAAGGTTGAGGAGCTGTTAACTATTCAATTAAAAGAGGAAGAGATAAACAGCTAA